Proteins encoded within one genomic window of Bradyrhizobium sp. AZCC 1719:
- a CDS encoding GbsR/MarR family transcriptional regulator: MTEKTDKKKLSAVVERFILHWGDMGDEWGVNRSVSQIHGLLYLAEAPMTAEDIAETLGMARSNVSNSIKELLAWNLIRRVPILGDRRDHFEAETDIWEVAARIAARRKEREIDPAIDALRACVSDAADDPTISPVAAKRLKEMLTFTELVDRWYTQMLNVPRPRLVALIKLGEKIVSFLPAGKSK; encoded by the coding sequence TCGAACGGTTCATCCTGCACTGGGGCGACATGGGGGACGAGTGGGGCGTCAACCGCTCGGTCAGCCAGATCCACGGTCTGCTGTATCTCGCCGAGGCGCCGATGACCGCGGAGGATATCGCCGAGACGCTCGGCATGGCGCGATCCAACGTGTCCAATTCCATCAAGGAGCTGCTGGCCTGGAATTTGATCCGGCGGGTGCCGATTCTCGGCGACCGGCGCGATCATTTCGAGGCGGAGACCGACATCTGGGAGGTGGCGGCGCGGATCGCCGCCCGCCGCAAGGAGCGCGAGATCGATCCGGCCATCGATGCGTTGCGCGCCTGCGTTTCCGACGCCGCTGACGATCCGACCATCAGCCCGGTCGCGGCCAAGCGGCTGAAGGAAATGCTGACTTTCACCGAACTGGTCGACCGTTGGTACACGCAGATGCTCAACGTGCCGCGGCCGAGGCTGGTCGCGCTGATCAAGCTTGGCGAGAAGATCGTCAGCTTCTTGCCGGCGGGGAAGTCCAAATAG
- a CDS encoding tautomerase family protein codes for MQAEIASAVSDLTARILRKDPKVTAVIVKSVDAADWFAGGKSLAEQSLASFWLDVHVSEGANTKDEKAAYLAALFQRMGELLGPLHEESYAHVDEVKGDAYGFGGLTQERRYIAGQLEVAPRKAAA; via the coding sequence CTGCAGGCCGAGATTGCGTCCGCTGTCAGCGATCTCACCGCGCGAATCCTGCGCAAGGATCCGAAGGTTACTGCCGTCATCGTGAAGTCGGTCGATGCCGCCGACTGGTTCGCCGGCGGCAAGTCGCTCGCCGAGCAGAGCCTCGCCAGCTTCTGGCTCGACGTTCACGTCAGCGAGGGCGCCAACACCAAGGACGAGAAGGCGGCCTATCTCGCCGCGCTATTCCAGCGCATGGGCGAACTGCTCGGGCCGCTGCACGAGGAGAGCTACGCCCATGTCGACGAAGTGAAGGGCGATGCTTACGGCTTCGGCGGCCTCACCCAGGAGCGCCGCTACATCGCCGGCCAGCTCGAAGTCGCGCCGCGGAAGGCTGCCGCGTGA
- a CDS encoding TIGR01777 family oxidoreductase has translation MTSLLWILIAIQVVMGVFDTFYHHELTERLAWRPSQRYELQLHALRNMLYALLFLVLGWLEVHGVFAMLIVVVLVAEIVITLMDFVEEDMSRKLPASERINHTLLAINYGAILVLLLPVLIGWAAQPTGVKSAYTGWLSLIAAAAAVGAALCGLRDFTASKRLSRMTSAPAASLVEKLPDRQTVLVTGATGFIGSRLVAGLSGAGHQVIALVRNPAKIEMLPPPITLITSLDQLPADTRIDAIVNLAGEPIGNGLWTEAKRRKILDSRINMTGDVIRLIARLERKPTVLVSGSAIGWYGLWQDQVLTESAKSHACFSHELCDAWEKAARPAEEHGVRVVYLRIGLVIGTDGGFITRMLTPFEFGLGGPLGSGRQWMSWIERDDLIRLIAHVIARPEISGPVNATAPIPVTNLKFTEELGRCLRRPAVFRISGGLLRRVGGDFANELLLGGQRVLPNKALSNGFVFRHETLRSAFEAIL, from the coding sequence ATGACGTCGTTGCTTTGGATCCTGATCGCCATTCAGGTCGTGATGGGCGTGTTCGACACGTTCTACCACCATGAGCTGACCGAGCGGCTCGCATGGCGACCATCGCAGCGCTATGAGCTGCAGCTTCATGCGTTGCGCAACATGCTCTACGCGCTTCTGTTCCTGGTGCTGGGCTGGCTGGAAGTGCACGGCGTCTTCGCCATGCTGATCGTCGTGGTGCTGGTTGCGGAAATCGTGATCACGCTGATGGATTTCGTCGAGGAGGACATGAGCCGGAAATTGCCGGCCAGCGAACGCATCAATCATACGCTGCTCGCGATCAATTACGGCGCCATTCTGGTGCTGCTGCTGCCGGTTCTGATCGGTTGGGCGGCGCAGCCGACCGGCGTCAAATCGGCTTATACAGGATGGCTCAGCCTGATCGCGGCGGCTGCGGCCGTCGGCGCTGCCCTGTGCGGGCTGCGCGATTTCACCGCGTCAAAGCGTCTGTCGCGAATGACGAGTGCGCCGGCGGCAAGCCTGGTCGAAAAACTGCCCGACCGGCAGACGGTGCTGGTCACCGGCGCTACCGGCTTCATTGGCAGTCGCCTGGTGGCAGGCCTGAGCGGGGCAGGGCATCAGGTGATCGCGCTGGTGCGCAATCCCGCCAAGATCGAGATGCTGCCGCCGCCGATCACGCTGATCACGAGCCTCGACCAGCTTCCGGCCGACACCCGTATCGATGCGATCGTCAATCTCGCGGGAGAACCGATCGGCAATGGGCTGTGGACCGAAGCCAAGCGCCGCAAAATCCTGGATTCCCGCATCAACATGACCGGCGATGTCATCCGCCTGATCGCGCGGCTCGAGCGCAAGCCGACGGTGCTGGTCTCGGGTTCGGCGATCGGCTGGTACGGGCTCTGGCAGGACCAGGTGCTGACGGAATCGGCCAAGTCGCATGCCTGCTTCAGCCATGAACTCTGCGATGCCTGGGAGAAGGCAGCGCGTCCGGCGGAAGAGCACGGCGTGCGGGTGGTCTACTTGCGGATCGGCCTCGTGATCGGCACCGACGGCGGCTTCATCACGCGGATGCTGACGCCGTTCGAGTTTGGCCTCGGCGGGCCGCTCGGTTCGGGCCGGCAGTGGATGTCGTGGATCGAGCGCGACGACCTGATCCGCCTGATCGCCCATGTCATCGCGCGTCCGGAAATCTCAGGACCGGTCAACGCGACGGCGCCGATTCCGGTCACCAATCTGAAATTCACCGAAGAACTTGGCCGATGCCTGCGCCGGCCCGCGGTGTTCCGCATTTCCGGTGGGCTGCTGCGCCGTGTCGGCGGCGATTTCGCCAATGAATTGCTGCTGGGCGGCCAGCGCGTGTTGCCGAACAAGGCGCTCAGCAACGGTTTTGTGTTCCGGCACGAAACGCTGCGCAGCGCCTTCGAGGCGATCTTGTGA
- a CDS encoding PAS domain-containing sensor histidine kinase, with the protein MSKKDQQEQRDLFESERNFRLLVDGVTDYALYMLDPAGIITSWNIGGQRIKGYAPAEIIGQHFSCFYTEVDRANGKPLRALRITCEQGRYEEDGWRVRKDGTFFWASVVIDPIYEDGKLVGFAKITRDITERREAQLELERMHQLAESQKLDALGQLTGGVAHDFNNLLMIVSGSLHTLKKAVGNDPGCLRALSAIEGATKRGASLTSQLLTFARRQSVNPQVVDVAERIDAMREVLDTGVGSAVTLQLDVDPGVWPVLIDVTEFETALFNLVINARDAMTGGVITISAHNETSGEADIGYVAISVEDPGSGIAPDVLGKIFDPFFTTKPIGKGTGLGLSQVHGFAHQAGGTVKVASELGKGTKITILLPRKEAADAAGDVDAVETGRSGTVLLVEDNPDVAAVSTGLLEQLGYTVRRVASAEAALREIELDGIDLVFSDIVMPGKMDGLGLARHLKAVRPGLPILLTSGYSDSARNVRGDFPILRKPYEIHELSQAIAKLPR; encoded by the coding sequence ATGTCGAAAAAAGATCAGCAGGAGCAAAGGGATCTATTCGAAAGCGAACGCAATTTCCGACTCCTGGTCGATGGCGTTACCGACTACGCGCTTTACATGCTGGATCCGGCCGGAATCATTACGAGCTGGAACATCGGCGGCCAGCGGATCAAGGGTTACGCGCCCGCCGAAATCATCGGACAGCATTTTTCCTGCTTTTATACCGAAGTCGACCGCGCGAATGGCAAGCCGCTTCGCGCCTTGCGCATTACCTGTGAACAGGGCCGCTATGAGGAGGATGGCTGGCGCGTTCGCAAGGACGGCACGTTCTTCTGGGCCAGCGTCGTCATCGACCCGATTTACGAGGACGGCAAGCTCGTCGGCTTCGCCAAGATCACCCGCGACATTACCGAGCGCCGCGAAGCGCAGCTCGAGCTCGAACGGATGCACCAGCTCGCGGAATCGCAGAAGCTCGATGCGCTCGGCCAACTGACCGGCGGGGTGGCGCACGATTTCAATAATCTTCTCATGATCGTCAGCGGCAGTCTTCACACGTTGAAGAAAGCGGTGGGCAACGATCCCGGCTGCCTGCGGGCGCTATCGGCGATCGAAGGAGCGACCAAACGCGGCGCTTCCCTCACCAGCCAGTTGCTGACATTCGCGCGGCGGCAGAGCGTCAATCCGCAGGTCGTCGACGTCGCCGAACGGATCGATGCGATGCGCGAGGTGCTCGACACCGGCGTCGGCAGCGCCGTGACCTTGCAGCTCGACGTCGACCCGGGCGTCTGGCCGGTGCTGATCGACGTCACCGAGTTCGAGACGGCGCTGTTCAACCTCGTCATCAACGCGCGCGACGCCATGACCGGCGGCGTTATCACGATATCGGCGCACAACGAGACGTCCGGCGAGGCCGATATCGGATATGTCGCGATCTCGGTGGAAGATCCCGGCAGCGGCATCGCGCCCGATGTGCTCGGCAAAATCTTCGATCCCTTCTTCACCACCAAGCCGATCGGCAAGGGCACGGGTCTCGGACTATCGCAGGTTCACGGCTTCGCCCATCAGGCCGGCGGAACGGTCAAGGTGGCGAGCGAACTCGGCAAGGGCACGAAGATCACGATCCTGCTGCCGCGAAAGGAAGCCGCTGACGCTGCCGGGGATGTCGACGCGGTCGAAACCGGCAGAAGCGGCACCGTGCTGCTGGTGGAGGACAATCCTGATGTTGCAGCCGTCAGCACCGGGCTGCTCGAACAGCTCGGCTACACCGTGCGCAGGGTAGCGAGCGCCGAAGCCGCGTTGCGCGAAATCGAACTCGACGGGATAGACCTCGTCTTCTCCGACATCGTGATGCCCGGCAAGATGGACGGCCTCGGTCTGGCGCGCCACTTGAAGGCTGTCAGACCAGGACTGCCAATCCTCCTGACCAGCGGCTACAGCGATTCCGCGCGGAACGTGCGCGGCGACTTTCCGATTCTGCGCAAGCCCTACGAAATCCACGAGCTCAGCCAGGCGATCGCGAAACTGCCGCGGTGA
- a CDS encoding DUF4166 domain-containing protein — MVSTRVPRFPATPASNTILLDDHRFHDLLPDEEWGRLPLAIWRRFSKRFADGETVVYVGTVEEASFSRAGWWLAQLARMIGGPFPLCTETGVSMAVMVTEDAASGGQIWTRICARSNGFPQVIHSAKRFAGPTGLEEYVGYGVSMALRIAVEHEALVFRSVDYSVQIGPVRLPLPPWLTPGDLTVTHSDLGGGTFRFTLEIVHPRLGRLIRQSAMFMEAAS, encoded by the coding sequence ATGGTGTCCACAAGAGTACCCAGGTTTCCCGCAACGCCTGCCTCGAACACTATCCTGCTCGACGACCACCGCTTCCACGATCTGTTGCCCGACGAGGAGTGGGGCCGACTGCCTCTGGCGATCTGGCGGCGATTTTCAAAGCGTTTTGCCGATGGCGAAACCGTTGTCTATGTCGGCACGGTGGAGGAGGCGAGTTTTAGCCGCGCCGGCTGGTGGCTGGCGCAGCTTGCGCGCATGATCGGAGGGCCGTTTCCGCTATGCACCGAGACCGGCGTCTCGATGGCCGTGATGGTGACCGAAGATGCGGCGAGCGGCGGCCAGATCTGGACCCGGATCTGCGCGCGCAGCAACGGCTTTCCACAGGTCATTCACTCGGCGAAACGGTTCGCCGGGCCTACCGGGCTGGAAGAATATGTCGGCTACGGCGTCAGCATGGCGTTGCGCATTGCCGTCGAACACGAAGCCCTGGTGTTTCGCAGCGTCGACTATTCCGTGCAGATCGGGCCGGTGCGGTTGCCGCTGCCGCCCTGGCTCACGCCCGGCGATCTCACCGTGACTCATTCCGACCTCGGCGGCGGCACGTTCCGCTTCACGCTCGAGATCGTTCACCCGCGCCTTGGCAGGCTCATTCGTCAGTCCGCCATGTTCATGGAGGCCGCATCATGA